The Flexivirga oryzae genome segment CACGCTGACGCTCTCGGAGCAGAGTTGGGTGCCGCAGAAGCTGGTTGCACCGGTCGAGGTCATCACGGTGCTCGGCAACCTGGTCGACAACGCGATCGAGGCGGCCCGCAGTTCGGCGGCACGGCCGGCCAGGGTCGAGGTCGACCTGCTCACCGACAGGAACGATTTGGTGATCTCCGTGGCGAACACCGGCGACGGCATTCCGGAGCACCGCGCAGAGTCGATCTTCGTCGGCGGCGTCAGCTCCCGGGGAACCGGACGTGGAATGGGACTGGCGATCGCGCGAGCCACTGCCGAAGGACTCGGTGGAGAAGTGCGACTAACCTCGCTCGGGGCGGAGGACTCGGACACGGTCTTCGTGGCGACGTTGCCGAACGTGCTGGAAACTGGCGAGATTCAGGAAGATCTATGAGAAGCGTCCTGGTCGTCGACGACGACTTCAGAGTGGCATCCGTGCACGCGTCATACGTCTCGGAGGTCGATGGTCTCGAGGTCGTGGCCGTCGCGCACACCGCGGTTGATGCACTGCGTGCGGTGACGGAGCTGCAGCCGGACCTGGTGCTGCTGGACAACTATCTGCCGGATCAGCCCGGACTCGAGCTGTGCGCGCAGCTGGCCGGGGAGTCGTGCGACGTCATGATGATCACCGCGGACGGGGCGGCCGAGTCGGTGCACGCGGCGCTGTCGGCCGGTGCGGTCAACTACGTCGTGAAACCGTTCCGCGCCGAACAGCTCACCCGCCGGCTGAAGGCGTGGCAGCGGTACCGGGGTCGGGTGGGGCACGGGCTGCTCGATCAGGACCAGATCGACACGGCGATGCGGGCGCTGCACGAGGGTGACCGACCACAGATGCCCAAAGGCCAGTCGCCGGTGACTGCTTCGCTGGTGCGGGACGCGCTCGAGGCATCCGACGAACCCCTGTCGGCGGCCGACCTCGGCACAACCCTCGGCATCGCTCGTGCCACGGCGCAGCGTTACCTGGCAGGTCTGGTGGATGAAGGGGTTGCGGTGATGCGGCTCCGGTATGGCGGTACGGGCCGCCCGGAGCACGAATACGAATGGCGCCGCTGAGTAGCCCGGAGCTTGCGGAGGGCGTATTGAAGGATGGCGCCGTTGAACTTCAACGCACGCGCCAGGCGCCGAGGTCCGGCGGCGTCGGAGAGGGGATGACGTCGTCGTCGGTGAAGGGCTTCGCGGTGCCTTGCAGCGTTTTCGCTGCCCGGACGCTCGTGGTAGCGGCCAACCGCGTTGCACGGCGGCGGATCTCGTCGATGTTGAGGGCCTGGTCGGCCGCAAGGACGACGTAGTTGCCGAAGCGTCGGCCCTTCATGACGTCGGCGAGAGCGAGCACCGCAGCATCGGCGAAAACCATTGCGAGCGTTGCCAACACGCGTGCAAGGTGCCGCCGGTTCGGTTCGTCGGCAAGGTTGAGGAGCAGCAGTCCTGCGGGTTTCAGGACGCGCCGGTAGTGGACGATCGTTGCCGGTGAGATCAGATCGGCGGGGACGCGGCCCACGTCGTACGCATCGACGACGACGGCGTCCGCGGAGTCCTCCCGCAACGCGCGGACCCCGGTTGCCCCGTCCTGCGGGCGCACGCGGATGCGGTGGTTGCGGGGGAGCGGCAGCTCGCGGCGGACGGCCTCGGTGAGTGCGGTGTCGGGCTCCAGGACGATCTGGGGCGAACCCGGGCGGGCGTGCTGCACATAGCGCGGGAGGGTCAGTCCGGCACCGCCGATGTGCGTGACACCGGCCGGTCCCGGTGGCAGCAGGTCGATGCCGATCGCGAGTTGTGCGACGTACTCGAAGGCGAGCAACTCCGGGTCGTGCAGGTCGACGTGTGACTGCGGGTGGCCGTCACGGAGCACGGTGACGCCACCTCGGTCGTCAGGTCGGAATTCGAAGTGCGGCTCGTCGGTCACGGGATCAGCGTATGTGGGAGCATCGCGCCGCCGTCGGCGTCCTAGCGGCGTCCGAATCCGGAGCCGCAGACCGCAATCGGCACGGCACCGGCCTCGGGCGCGATACACAGAGCGTGCGCCGGACCTGTCTCCTCGGCTTCAACTGCCAGCGAAATCGGGTCCTCGAGCATGCCCGCGTCCTCGGCGAGGACGCGACAGGCGACGGCCATCGCATCGACTCCGCCGAACGAGCCGGTACCTGCGTCGACCCCGTAGCCGAAGGAGCCCTCGCCAGCGAGTGTCGTGACGTCCTGGCCGCGAGTGGTGGCCATGGACCAGGAGCTGATGGTGGCGTTCGTTCCGAGCGCAGCATCAGCGCGGCCGTCCGGTCGTGGTCGGGCCCGATCTGGGCGCGCGCCGCGACGACCTCCGCCGATTCGGTCGGCAGAGTCTGCTCGAACGGCGTTGGTCTCGACATCCATGATGTACGGGTCGGCTGCGACGAACCGGCCACCGGGCAACGAGAGGCGACCGATCTGTTCGATAACGACTCGGTGGGTCGTCGGCTCGACGTCGTCGTGATCGACGATCTCTTCGGACAGAATCGACTCGTAGATCCACTGCGCCCGTTTCTTCCACCAGAGATCGGATGGGTCGGCACGGTACTGAGTGGCCGGCAACGTGGTCATGAGGTGGTCTCCAAGCTCAGCAGATGTGCGTCCAGGGTGCCGTATGGCGTGACAGTCGCGATGTCTGCGACTGCCGTTTCACCGAACAGGTAGGCGAACTCGACAGATTCGCCGATGGCGAGGCGGTCCGGCCCCGCCTGAACCGCATTGGCGTACGGATGGATCGGGGTGAAGGCGGCACCGCAACCATCGGGAAGCTCGACGATCGCGGTCGCCAGCTGGCTCAGATCCGGGTAGACGATCGCATCGGGTGCAGCGAGCAGCCGCACGGGCGCTGGGTTGCCCTGGAAGGTGGCGACGTATGGCTTCGACCATGCCATACCGGATGAGATCGCCGAGTCGAAGTAGAGCCACCAGATGTTCTCGTCCTGCGCCGAGATTGCGCGAGCTGTCGGGACCATCCGGGGCCGCTCGTCGCCGCTCGAGAAGAGCGCGTGCAGTTCGGAATAACCGAGCGGTCCGGACTCGGAGCCCCACCATGCGCCGTTCTGGCCGTCCAGCAGGACCCATTTGCCGAGGTCGTCGATCCACGCCTCGGAGACGACGTGTCCCCTGCCGAAGCCGACATGCGAGTCGCGGCTGCGCAACGCAAGTCGCCGTGCTGGTATGCCGAGAGCGTTCAACGCCTGCGAGAGGACGATCGAGTACTCGACACAAGCGAACCGGCGGCCGGCCGCAACTCCTTCGAGAACGTCGGTCGCGTCACCGTTGTCGACGTGGTCGTTGGCATGCTCCCACCGAGTCGTCGTCCACTCGAGAAGTTGGACCGCGGTCTCCCAGGCGCTCGTCCGTGCTGCTGGGATGAGTGCGCGAAGACCTTCCGCTCGATCCTCTGTGATGGTGTCGAGGACCAGCGGCGGCCCGTAGTCGACGGACGGCCAGGTGCAGACTGTCCAACGATCGGGCGGAGCGGGTGTCGACATTCGGGCACACAGCTCGGACCAGCCTTCATGCGAGCCGAAAGTCTCTGCGATAGGGAGCAATTCGGGCTGTCGGAAACCCGCATCTACGGCCGCCACAAGATCGGGCCAACCGTCGCCACCCGACTTCTGGACTCCCAGCGCCACGGAAGGTGCCCAGAGGTGCGGCCACCACTCGCGATCATGCGCACGAAGGTCCCTCGTGAGAGCCACGAGTTGTGGCCAATCGTCGGTACGGAGGGCGGTCTCCGCCTTCAGGCGAAGTTCGGCCAAGTCACGGTCAGCGGGGCGCATCAGTCGGGCACCTGATGTTCGTCCCTTGCACCGATGTCACAGATCAGTTCCCCACTCACAAGGGGATTATCACACTGTGATCGAGCGGAAGCGGGGAAGTCAGTCATACGCGCATCCGTGAGCGCGCAGAATGTCGATCATGCGGATCACCTACGACGGGAACGCGGACGCGGCGTACATCTATCTCATTGACCGGATCGGGCAGGGCGAGGTCGCGAAGACTTCCGTCGCCGGGCACGGATCGCCGGCTCTGAACTCGATCAACCTCGACTTCGACGCCGACGGTCGCCTGCTCGGCATCGAGGTGCTCGGTGCCGGTCGGGCGCTGAAGGAGGAGACCTTGCAGGGTGCGGAACGCATCGACCGCAGGCGCTGAGCTGCTTCAGCCGTCGTCGTTTTCGTCGTCGGTTTCCCAGTCGTCGGATGCCCAGTCGTCTGGTGTCGGGTCGGTGCCTGGTTGATGGTCGGTGTCGGTGTTGGTGTCGCTGCCTGGTTCGGGTCGGCGTTTCTCGCGGTCTTGCTTGTCCTGTTGGTGCCGGATCTGCTGGTCGCGTTGGGACAGGTTGTGGTCCCAGATGATGGTCATCAGGGTGTGTTCGGGGTGGGAGTCGGTGGGTGGTGGCATGCCTGGTGGTGCCGGTGGCCTGCTGGCTGCGGTGAGCCCGCCGATCGTGGTGCTCGTGTGTCCGGCGTGGCCGGTGACCTGGTAGTCGGGGTGTTCTTTGGCGTAGTTACACCGGGCGCACAGTCCTTGCCCGTTGCGCTCACTGGTGGCGCCACCGTCGGTGTGCCTGGTGACGTGGTCGGTGTGCCGCACCGGAGCCGAGCACCAGGGCGTGCGGCAGGTCTGGTCCCGGAACAGGATCAGCCGGGCCAGCAACCCCGGGTAGCGGCGGGCACGAGACTCCATGCCGATGATGTCGCCAGTGCCGGGGTGGGTGAACAACCGGCGTAGCCGCGGACCGGTCGGGTCCCCGGTGGCCACCCATTCACGCACCAGGTCCGCCGGGACCGGCCCGTACCCGGGCACGTGCGCGGGCGTGTCGCCCAGCAGCGTGTCCAGGGGCATGAGCAGGTTCACCGTCACCCCGAACACGTCGTGCGCTTTCGCCCTGCCGGTGACGCGTTCGACCAGGGTGTCGGCCATCACCTGCCCCCGGTGCACACTGCCGGGGTCTGCCCCGGCGTCGGCGGCGGCTTCACGCGCTGTGGTGACGGCGTCTTCCAGGGCGGTCATGCAG includes the following:
- a CDS encoding fused MFS/spermidine synthase translates to MTDEPHFEFRPDDRGGVTVLRDGHPQSHVDLHDPELLAFEYVAQLAIGIDLLPPGPAGVTHIGGAGLTLPRYVQHARPGSPQIVLEPDTALTEAVRRELPLPRNHRIRVRPQDGATGVRALREDSADAVVVDAYDVGRVPADLISPATIVHYRRVLKPAGLLLLNLADEPNRRHLARVLATLAMVFADAAVLALADVMKGRRFGNYVVLAADQALNIDEIRRRATRLAATTSVRAAKTLQGTAKPFTDDDVIPSPTPPDLGAWRVR
- a CDS encoding response regulator, which encodes MRSVLVVDDDFRVASVHASYVSEVDGLEVVAVAHTAVDALRAVTELQPDLVLLDNYLPDQPGLELCAQLAGESCDVMMITADGAAESVHAALSAGAVNYVVKPFRAEQLTRRLKAWQRYRGRVGHGLLDQDQIDTAMRALHEGDRPQMPKGQSPVTASLVRDALEASDEPLSAADLGTTLGIARATAQRYLAGLVDEGVAVMRLRYGGTGRPEHEYEWRR
- a CDS encoding transglutaminase-like domain-containing protein, which codes for MSTPAPPDRWTVCTWPSVDYGPPLVLDTITEDRAEGLRALIPAARTSAWETAVQLLEWTTTRWEHANDHVDNGDATDVLEGVAAGRRFACVEYSIVLSQALNALGIPARRLALRSRDSHVGFGRGHVVSEAWIDDLGKWVLLDGQNGAWWGSESGPLGYSELHALFSSGDERPRMVPTARAISAQDENIWWLYFDSAISSGMAWSKPYVATFQGNPAPVRLLAAPDAIVYPDLSQLATAIVELPDGCGAAFTPIHPYANAVQAGPDRLAIGESVEFAYLFGETAVADIATVTPYGTLDAHLLSLETTS
- a CDS encoding DUF4241 domain-containing protein, with the translated sequence MTTLPATQYRADPSDLWWKKRAQWIYESILSEEIVDHDDVEPTTHRVVIEQIGRLSLPGGRFVAADPYIMDVETNAVRADSADRIGGGRRGARPDRARPRPDGRADAALGTNATISSWSMATTRGQDVTTLAGEGSFGYGVDAGTGSFGGVDAMAVACRVLAEDAGMLEDPISLAVEAEETGPAHALCIAPEAGAVPIAVCGSGFGRR
- a CDS encoding HNH endonuclease — translated: MDEEPRDNGPGAGGVLDVAAVRAFHDRLDAPLTAGDGADVEALVEELRVLDELRNAITARQARAVVAVHDAQAARDVPRGIDPADTTRVVGSQVGFARRCTPHQGAAFVHLAHALVGHMPHTLAALAAGVISEWDATRIVRETTGLTGDQQSGVDAGIRDHLGTAASTRLAALAKEQAMLVAAEAVAARRRAAHARRGVSLRPAGDTMAYLTALLPVKDALACMTALEDAVTTAREAAADAGADPGSVHRGQVMADTLVERVTGRAKAHDVFGVTVNLLMPLDTLLGDTPAHVPGYGPVPADLVREWVATGDPTGPRLRRLFTHPGTGDIIGMESRARRYPGLLARLILFRDQTCRTPWCSAPVRHTDHVTRHTDGGATSERNGQGLCARCNYAKEHPDYQVTGHAGHTSTTIGGLTAASRPPAPPGMPPPTDSHPEHTLMTIIWDHNLSQRDQQIRHQQDKQDREKRRPEPGSDTNTDTDHQPGTDPTPDDWASDDWETDDENDDG
- a CDS encoding DUF2283 domain-containing protein, whose product is MRITYDGNADAAYIYLIDRIGQGEVAKTSVAGHGSPALNSINLDFDADGRLLGIEVLGAGRALKEETLQGAERIDRRR